The genomic region CATCGAAAACATGAATATCCACATTCCACTATGATTTAAAAGCTAAAGCGATTCCTTAACAACAAGAACCAAAGAAATGCACAAGCTGGCATGCACCAACTGCAGATTCTTTTCATGTAGCCTGAGTATACATTAAAGTTCAAAGATCATTGCAAACCTATGCTAGTTCGAGAATAGAGACTGACAATGAAATCCCAATTTCTACCAAAAAACTCCTGAGCTTAATACGTACCCTACTACCctgaaatttcaattttaaacTGGTAGATAGTTCACCAAATCCTTTAATTACTCAAGAGTGATAAATGTGATTATAAAGAATGCAAACATGAGCCCAAAAACTAatcattatcaacaaacaaacTGCAATGAGTTGTACTAAACCGTCCACGCGTCTAACCTCCAGTAGATTAGTAGATTGGCTGACacgtaaaacaaaaataaaaaaccaacaGGTGAGACCCTAATTATGCACTAAATACTTATAAGTAATAATACGTgatattaactactaaaattcGGTTTAGATAGATTATAATGGCATAGATCACACCAGTGGTTCAAGTTTAGATTACATCGATGGTCACATCAGTAGTGCAACATCTCCGACAATCAAAGACGAGCTCACATAGAGCAAACCTAATGGGATGTAAGCTCAATACTAAGCTCAATAATAAAAACTCTAATCTGATGTATATTCCAATACTTTACTTATcaataataaaacacataaactACCAATATGATACTGTTCTATAACATAAATCAAACAGGAAACTCACACAATTTCACAAGGCATCCTAATTAGTACCTACAACTTACAATTAACAATAATTTGTACAgatcaatcatcaatcaactataCAATTGGTCAATTGCTTATAATACGATGCATTCACACATTATATGTCAATCAAAGAAACACTATCCATACCTCAATCGGAAGATTAAAGAGCAGAATTCCAAGACCACCGCGAATCTCCGAAGTCGTCGTAAACGGAATCGAACCTTTAATCAAATCCTCAATCAAATGAATCGATTCAGAAATCACTTCAACTCCGTTTAACACAAGCGTGGCATCCACATACGAAGTACCAAACGCCTTCACGCTTCCGTCATCCGACGTCACAAACCCTAGCTGTTCACCTCTATACTCAACCGAAACATTAAGCGACTTATAATCAAGCGAGTAAACATCTGGATTCCGCACCTTGATTCGAACACCTAGCTCGATATCGAGTGAGACAGGAGCCGCGTGTACTTTGAGGCGATCGAGGCGGAGGTTGACGACTTTTATGTACGGATCGGATGGCCAGAGGAAGTAGATGGCGGCGGCGAGGAGGAGGACGGTGATGGCGGAGGAGATGTAACGGCGGCATGTGCGGTGGCCGGAGGTGGAGGAGAAAGGTAAGAGGATGAAGAtttgtggtggttgtggtggttggGGAGATGAAGGAATAGCGTCGTATGGGTAGTTAGATGACGACGGTGGCGTTGAGGGTTTTGCGGATGTCATGGTTTGAGAGATTGATTAAATGTTATGTTGAGATGGGAAACAGGGGATTTTATAGGTTGTGCTGCCTTGTTTTTCTCAATTTTTATTATTAGGCCTATCCATTTCATACTTTTAAATCTTAAATTTTGAACGGTCTTTCGATCAATAACTTATAACTTACAAACCTATCACGAAATTTACAAGTTTGAATTTATATATTGATATTGAGAATTGATAGATCTAGTAATACATTTAGTTAAACAAGTTGTGTTTTGATCAACCTAGCAAgtttacatgtttattttataAGTCACAAATAAAGATGATTAGATATTTTAAACCAAAAAACTAAAGATAAATAAGCATATATGCTCGCGTGGGTTCATACATCTAACAAGATTTTCAGGTTTGTATCAaactagtagatgccccgcccgcgttgcggggcgatagccgaataattcccaatcaattaaaaaaacgactactataattttgctatggaaaaaaaaaaacaatgataagaccgtaattttggggtcagggcaaaactgtaatttttcaggactaatgagccagtGTTAGGCAGCTAGAGTTATGCGTCGCCCGCGTTGCGGAGCGCTAAACTGAGTATTTCTTAGGTTAATATCATGTACTATGTcggttagttatacatgctacCTATAACACGATATCAAAAAAGATACATCAAGTTAACCAGTTAAAGAAAAAAAGTAccatagttatgataaaaaaatttaactaaaacgatgacaagcgtGTAATTTAGCAATATTTTAGCTGCGgacgaaatcataatttttagctggatgcaaaatcgtaattttaatctgggaaccaaatcgtaatttggcaggacTTTAGCTGTTggcaaaaccatatttttattttgaactgagaGCAAAAGTGTATTTTTTAACTGAAGGCGAAATCGTAAATTTAGGCTGGGggcaaaagcaaaattttattttgaatcaagtgcgaaatcgtaattttacacctgggataaaattgtaatttgacatcacctataaataactattatatggaaaaaagaaaaaaaaaaaaaaaagtcaaatagCCGCCCAAAGGTGGCCAACCATTTGAGACAACTATTCCCTGACGTCATCTGAAGTTGAGATTGTATATGTTGATAATTACTTGGTCGTGTCAAACGCCTCATTTTTCACCCTAAATTTTAACTTGTTCGGTTTTCAAAAAGAAATACAACTCATGTAACAAAACTAAGAGATGAAAGTGAGAAAACGACGACTTCATATATCAAAGAATGAATAACCAAAAGTACAATGATTGAATGTATTTTTTAAATAACGTCAAATTTTATCTATCATGTTTTCTTTAAAAGGATTATCAGTTTTCAATTAAATTAATAACCGAAACCCAGCTATTAACTCAATTATTTTCAGATGTGATACAAGTTTGGGATATTGGCCTCTAATAGTCCTAAGTAGACGTCATTGGTCATTCGCAGACCCACCTTTTTTTATTCCCCCTGTCAGTCCCGTCTTTCAACTATCTTTCCTCCACCGGTCCTCAGTtaaaaacttacctcgaaacgatgCTCCAAACGACTAGATTTTTGTTAATTGAAGTTTAAACACCCGGATTGAAACACCGTTTTCATTGTTTGGAGCGCcatttcaaggtaagttttacatcagtttgtaattcggaaaaaaaaaaacttaactctgtAAAGTTTTTTTTAACTAAGAACCGGTGAAGGAAA from Helianthus annuus cultivar XRQ/B chromosome 10, HanXRQr2.0-SUNRISE, whole genome shotgun sequence harbors:
- the LOC110886559 gene encoding uncharacterized protein LOC110886559 isoform X2, yielding MTSAKPSTPPSSSNYPYDAIPSSPQPPQPPQIFILLPFSSTSGHRTCRRYISSAITVLLLAAAIYFLWPSDPYIKVVNLRLDRLKVHAAPVSLDIELGVRIKVRNPDVYSLDYKSLNVSVEYRGEQLGFVTSDDGSVKAFGTSYVDATLVLNGVEVISESIHLIEDLIKGSIPFTTTSEIRGGLGILLFNLPIEAKLSCEVVVNAHNSTIERQDCYPA